Genomic segment of Miscanthus floridulus cultivar M001 unplaced genomic scaffold, ASM1932011v1 os_2044_1_2, whole genome shotgun sequence:
ACCAAGAGATTTGGAATGTGTCCACCTGATCCCGATCTCATTCTCTCCATTGCAACCTGACGGCCTTCCCATCCGGCGACAGCGACGACCCAGTTGGAACGATTGAATCCGGTTGAAGCTAAGCCTCCATTCACACGTTGAGGGGCCAGCCGagaggcgggcggcggcggcgacatggCGCGGTCGAGCGCGGACGACATGGAGCTGAAGCGCGGGTGCGAGGCCGGGATATCCTCGCCAAGGGGGACCGGGACAAGGTGGTGGTATGCATGCGCGTCGCCAAGagccgcggcagcggcggcggcttggCCAAGGTCAAGCTCACCTCCCGCCAGAATATGGCCAAGCCCCGCGTCCTCGCCGTCACCAGTCAGTATCCATCCCCGGCCCTCCCCGCTTCCAATCCATGCACGCACGTTCCAAAccatgcatgatgatgacatgcTCATCCACTCGTGCGTCGCGCAGCCAAGGTCAAAGGGCAGAAGACCAAGTCGTTCCTGCGGGTGCTCAAGTACTCCAATGGCGGCGTCCTCGAGGTGCGTGACCTTCTTCTTCCAGCTGtctctttttttgtttgtttgttgttCTTCCGCAGATTGATTGTTTCGCCAGAATGGAAAATTATTGTAAAGATGGATGATTGATCACATTCTGATTGCCCATGCATGTATCAGCCGGCAAAGGTGTACAAGATCAAGCATCTCCACAAGATAGAGGTCGCCCAAAACGATCCCAGCGGCTGCACCTTCGTCTTCCTGGTATGCCACCACTTCCCCGTTCTACAGAATAAATAACAGAAGATCAATGGATCCATTGTATTTGAAGGTGTCTCAGATTTCAACTTTAGAGTTGTCAAGAACGGGTTGAAATTAAATTGCATAAATGGTTTCTAAGGGAAGCAGCATATGTATATTTTCCATTACATATATTCTTTCCTTGTCACGTCAAATCACTGTTGTGCTTTCTGGAAATTAAACTGTTGTTCAGGGGTTTGACAACCTGAGAAGCCAGAGTGTCGCACCTCCACAATGGACCATGCGCAACAAAGAGGACAGGTGACCGACGCATCAGCATCACGATTCCTAGCCCATCCTGCTCCTGCATGTGACCTCAGTTCAAGGCAGTACACCCTGTTTATCTGTTGGAGGAACCGCCTGCTGATGTGCATCCTCAACATGTGCAAAGAGCACTTGGGAAGCATCCCCAAAGTCGTCGGCATGGACGTCGTCGAGATGGCTATCTGGGCAAAGGTATCATGTCTCTTGCTTAATTAGGCGTTGCCGATACATGTCTTTCTTTTGGTTTACAATGACCAAGCTGGTTCTGAATGTGTGCAATGGTTCGTAGTCTATATTTGGTCACTGTCTCACTGATAAGGTATCATATACTTCAATGACGGTAAAAGCTTGGCAAGGTGATTGCATAATAATCAATTATTTCCAAAGCAATATAATGGCAAAAATGTATCAAATATTATTCTCacatggccctgttcgtttctcttataatccgtctttttcagcttgtttttttagccagaacagtgtttttctctcacaacaaatcagacggaacagtgtttcgcttgttttttcagcgaagcgaacggagccaatgGTTGTCGCACTCACACTCTCATTCTCCTGTGTGGAACACGATTGATGATGATGGAAAACCATGCACTCGATCGAAGTCCAGCTGCGCCGCCTGCTCCCGCAGTCGTTGGGACTCTAGTGCGCGGTCGATTCCCGGAACCCACCAGGCCCGTGCACCAGCGTCCGCATCGGCTCACATGCCTGTGTCCCGCCCGTCGCGATCCGTGCCTGGTGCGCCTCCCGCGCGGCCTGCAGGTCCAGGTCGAGGCCGTCGCCGTCAGAGTCGGATCTGCTCAGTCCGTCGAGGTCACCCGCATCGGGTCGGACCCGCTCGGCCGCAGCTCCTACGCGGCCCGCGCGCGCCCGCAGCCGTACCCGCTCGGCGTCACGTCCCGCATCGAAGCCTCCACGTCCGCCCACGCCCGCTCGTTCGCCCGCGCACGCCAACTCCATGTCCGTGTCCGTGTCGCGAGCCCGGGCGCGTTCATCGCCGCGCCGACCTCCCGTAGGGCAGCCGCCTCCGCTGCCGTGGcctgagcagcagcagccgcgactgcggcctcctcggcggctgcaAGTCGCTGCGCCCGAGCAGCCGCCTCCCGCTCGCGTGTCTCCGCCGCAACCAGCTCAGCGGCTTGCTTGCGCCGTGCGCTGGGGGTGGTCGAGCGattggaggaggaagaggagtggACGGGCATGCCGGATTGGGATGGGTAAGAACACAGAGAAGATAACTAGGCTCTAGATACCATTTAGTAGAACCAAATCACAGGTTTGGGGCTAGGTTTCTGATTTCATTAGCCTTACCACAAACTATGGTAGGTTGGGAATACATATAGAGCTGCATACTTGGTCCTTGAGAAAGGATTACATCATATTTTAGAGATACTAAAGCAAGATAAGATAAAGATAAGGTGCAGATATATGCACTAACTACTCCTAAGATAAGCATCCTAGATAGATAACAACAAGACTTATGCTTTGAAGGGAAACAACTTGCTAATTTTTCTTGCTTGATGTGTCGTTTGTTGCAGAAAGAGTTTCTTGATAAATATACAACATTCCTTAAGTTGATTTCGAAAATATATCCCGATGAAAAGGTGACATCTGTGAACGAAATGAGGGATATTCTAGCTTCACTGTAGCTGTTTCATTAGAAGGTAACTTTCTGCTCTCTGATTTCTACCACTTTGCCCTTCTACTTGTTTTATTGCATTGTTCATTGTTTGTGCTAGGTTAGCATATTTTTGTTGGTTTGCTTGCGCATAAGTTGACCTGATTCGCATCATCTCAGGTTCTTGATCTTTTACCGAACCAGCTCCGAAATGTGATCCTCTGCCAGTTATCTGATTCATGTTCTATCGTGGAACTGTTAAATAAATTCTGGTTGACATTGATGTTAAACGATTTGTTTATTTGTGTTTTTACTGCCAATAATGTGCATTAGTCAAGGTTAGATACGATGATCGTGGACACTTAACATAGGAAAAAGACGACACATACCCCATGTCGCTCCTCTCTGGGGTGATATGGGCGCCAAAACCACCGCACCTCGCACTTAACTAGCATCGCCGCGGTCAGAGCACGCGAGTGGAAGCCCGTGCCGGTGCGAAGACGGTGGCGGGGACGCTCCTCTCTTTTCCCCCTGCATGTGCTTGGGCTGTTGTCGGCGCTTCTGCGGGTACTGATCCGGCAACCCATGACTAGATTTGTTGAGACCTAGCCCCTAGGTCGGATCTTGCTTGCCCTTCCCCCCGGCCTGCTTCTGGGCTAGGCCTAGGCAGTAGACGACGGTGCGGCTGCTACACCTGTGCGCCCGTGCGTGGCTTCACGTGGGATGGTCTGGCATTGCGCCTGGGATGGGCCGGATGGCTGAGGTGAGGTTGGTGGACTTGGTGGTGGCGGGGCCTTTTGCTGCGGGTGGTGTGGCTTCCGTTTTCACTGGCGCAGCCTCTGGTTCCAGCCAACTGATGGGCTGCTTTGGCGTCCTAGTGACTGGACCCATCACCACATGGGTAGATCTGTCTGTAGTGGTGGTGGTGTCAAGGTACAACTGGGCATGACTGTGCAAACAACGGTTTGGTTTTCTCAGTGTTCGTGGCTGGAGCGAGTTGGTAGCCGGAGGCGACGTGGAGGCTGACAGTGGTGGTCTGGTAGGGCTCGCGCAACAGGCAGCGCGTGTTGGTGTTCATGATGCAATGGTGAGTCCAATGGGTGTTGGGGCTCTAGCGGCCGAGCGGAGAGACGGGGCTTCGGCGGAGGCTGGAGGCAGACTTGATGAGAGCATCTACAGAGGATTGGAGACCTTAACAGTGGTAGTCATTGGCAATGACAGGGTCATGCTATGCGCTGGAGGTGTCCACAAAGATGGCAAGAGGCAGATGCAGCGCAAAGTGGCCATTTTGCGCAGAGACCTTTAGTTTGGTTGCTAGAAGCGCCTGTTTGGAGATGTGTTTTTGCCAAGGCAGCTAGGTTGATTGGAGCTATATAGTCAGCGACTAGAGGCAAGATGTGGTAGGTATTCTTGCATAACAGTGGTTAGTCTGGTGCAGGACAACGTTGGCAAATGTCGCAAGGAGCAACAATGCCACAACAACTACACAACTTACAGAGCCTGCAGCGACTTGCCTTGCACGACAATGGCTTGCTCGGTGTGGGACATCGCCTTTAACAGCGGCGCAAGCAACTTGGTAATTTTATCATCCGATGATGGTGTTGGGATG
This window contains:
- the LOC136534557 gene encoding exocyst complex component SEC3A-like; this translates as MRVAKSRGSGGGLAKVKLTSRQNMAKPRVLAVTTKVKGQKTKSFLRVLKYSNGGVLEPAKVYKIKHLHKIEVAQNDPSGCTFVFLGFDNLRSQSVAPPQWTMRNKEDR